In one Nicotiana sylvestris chromosome 8, ASM39365v2, whole genome shotgun sequence genomic region, the following are encoded:
- the LOC104216621 gene encoding uncharacterized protein, with protein MENMLERVLQNQERSDTSMKNMTELVGSHTASIQNLELQMRDLSREQNPKQKGTLLSDTMVNPKEVKAKVEVPIVVEVERLPKKVRTQEVNHEEVKENVIEAPKNLAPIPRPPPPFAQRLARRVDDGKLEKFYDILKQFSVNIPFVEAFQEISRFAKYLKDLITKKRITKNEVVNVTHRVSSIIATTTVQKKEDPGAFTIPCTIGLHNFARALCDNGSSTNLMPLAIYKKAGLGMPRPTSMRLQMADRSIKRLVGIVDDVLVKVGKFLLPTDFVILDCVVDNEISIILGRPFLATKRAIMDSERNEIKF; from the exons ATGGAAAACATGCTTGAACGAGTATTGCAAAATCAAGAAAGATCTGACACTTCAATGAAGAATATGACCGAGCTTGTGGGTTCTCATACCGCATCCATACAAAATTTAGAATTGCAAATGAGAGATCTATCAAGAGAGCAAAATCCAAAGCAGAAGGGCACGCTCCTAAGTGACACAATGGTGAACCCAAAAG AAgtcaaagcaaaagttgaggtgccaattgttgttgaagttgaaagACTCCCGAAGAAGGTGAGAACTCAAGAAGTGAACCATGAGGAGGTTAAGGAAAATGTAATAGAGGCACCAAAAAATCTAGCACCAATTCCTAGGCCTCCTCCTCCTTTCGCTCAAAGACTTGCTAGGAGGGTTGATGATGGCAAACTCGAAAAGTTCTATGACATTCTCAAGCAATTTTCGGTAAACAttccatttgtggaagcatttcaagagataTCACGTTTTGCTAAGTACTTGAAAGACTTAATCACTAAAAAGAGAATCACCAAGAATGAAGTGGTAAATGTAACTCACcgggttagttccatcattgcaacaACCACGGTCCAAAAGAAAGAGGACCCGGGAGCTTTCAccattccatgcactattgggtTGCACAATTTTGCACGAGCCCTTTGTGATAATGGGTCTAGCACCAACTTAATGCCTCTTGCTATTTACAAGAAAGCGGGGTTAGGTATGCCTAGGCCTACAAGTATGAGGCTGCAAATGGCCGACCGCTCAATAAAGAGACTGGTGGGAATTGTTGATGATGTCCTTGTGAAAGTGGGGAAGTTCCTCCTCCCTACCGACTTTGTTATCCTCGATTGTGTTGTTGATAACGAAATCTCTATTATCTTGGGGAGACCATTCCTTGCTACCAAAAGAGCAATCATGGACTCGGAACGAAATGAGATCAAGTTCTGA